A genomic segment from Mustela lutreola isolate mMusLut2 chromosome 15, mMusLut2.pri, whole genome shotgun sequence encodes:
- the CHD3 gene encoding chromodomain-helicase-DNA-binding protein 3 isoform X2 has translation MASPLRDEEEEEEEMVVSEEEEEEEEEGDEEEEEVEAADEDYEEDDDEGALGRGPGHDRGRDRHSPPGCHLFPPPPPPPPLPPPPPPPPPPDKDDIRLLPSALGVKKRKRGPKKQKENKPGKPRKRKKLDSEEEFGSERDEYREKSESGGSEYGMGPGRKRRRKHREKKEKKTKRRKKGEGDGGQKVEQKSSATLLLTWGLEDVEHVFSEEDYHTLTNYKAFSQFMRPLIAKKNPKIPMSKMMTILGAKWREFSANNPFKGSAAAVAAAAAAAAAAVAEQVSAAVSSAAPIAPSGPPTLPPPPSADTQPPPIRRAKTKEGKGPGHKRRSKSPRVPDGRKKLRGKKMAPLKIKLGLLGGKRKKGGSYVLQSDEGPEPEAEESDLDSGSVHSASGRPDGPVRTKKLKRGRPGRKKRKVLGCPAVAGEDEVDGYETDHQDYCEVCQQGGEIILCDTCPRAYHLVCLDPELDRAPEGKWSCPHCEKEGVQWEAKEEEEEYEEEGEEEGEKEEEDDHMEYCRVCKDGGELLCCDACISSYHIHCLNPPLPDIPNGEWLCPRCTCPVLKGRVQKILHWRWGEPPVSVPAPQQADGNPDAPPPRPLQGRSEREFFVKWVGLSYWHCSWAKELQLEIFHLVMYRNYQRKNDMDEPPPLDYGSGEDDGKSDKRKVKDPHYAEMEEKYYRFGIKPEWMTVHRIINHSVDKKGNYHYLVKWRDLPYDQSTWEEDEMNIPEYEDHKQSYWRHRELIMGEDPAQPRKYKKKKKELQGDGPPSSPTNDPTVKYESQPRFITATGGTLHMYQLEGLNWLRFSWAQGTDTILADEMGLGKTIQTIVFLYSLYKEGHTKGPFLVSAPLSTIINWEREFQMWAPKFYVVTYTGDKDSRAIIRENEFSFEDNAIKGGKKAFKMKREAQVKFHVLLTSYELITIDQAALGSIRWACLVVDEAHRLKNNQSKFFRVLNGYKIDHKLLLTGTPLQNNLEELFHLLNFLTPERFNNLEGFLEEFADISKEDQIKKLHDLLGPHMLRRLKADVFKNMPAKTELIVRVELSPMQKKYYKYILTRNFEALNSRGGGNQVSLLNIMMDLKKCCNHPYLFPVAAMESPKLPSGAYEGGALIKASGKLMLLQKMLRKLKEQGHRVLIFSQMTKMLDLLEDFLDYEGYKYERIDGGITGALRQEAIDRFNAPGAQQFCFLLSTRAGGLGINLATADTVIIFDSDWNPHNDIQAFSRAHRIGQANKVMIYRFVTRASVEERITQVAKRKMMLTHLVVRPGLGSKAGSMSKQELDDILKFGTEELFKDENEGENKEEDSSVIHYDNEAIARLLDRNQDATEDTDVQNMNEYLSSFKVAQYVVREEDKIEEIEREIIKQEENVDPDYWEKLLRHHYEQQQEDLARNLGKGKRVRKQVNYNDAAQEDQDNQSEYSVGSEEEDEDFDERPEGRRQSKRQLRNEKDKPLPPLLARVGGNIEVLGFNTRQRKAFLNAVMRWGMPPQDAFTTQWLVRDLRGKTEKEFKAYVSLFMRHLCEPGADGSETFADGVPREGLSRQQVLTRIGVMSLVKKKVQEFEHINGRWSMPELMPDPSADSKRSSRASSPTKTSPTTPEASATNSPCTSKPATPAPSEKGDGVRTPLEKDEAENQEEKPEKNSKIGEKMETEADVPSPAPSLGERLESRKIPLEEEVPGVPGEMEPEPGYRGDREKSATESTPGERGEEKPLDGQEHRERPEGETGDLGKRAEDVKGERELRPGPPRDEPRPNSRREEKVEKPRFMFNIADGGFTELHTLWQNEERAAICSGKLNEIWHRRHDYWLLAGIVLHGYARWQDIQNDAQFAIINEPFKTEANKGNFLEMKNKFLARRFKLLEQALVIEEQLRRAAYLNLSQEPAHPAMALHARFAEAECLAESHQHLSKESLAGNKPANAVLHKGKGRGGPARGRAHSAASEPAGGVAERHEGGRDPPAGHAVPNPPHRSPPADVRAQHPQPAGQQGHGASPHTGLSPGALRYASGVRGGLQRRPRRGPGRRRRQLQPDACRLLHHSRHQRPSSAGEEGEGNGGGAGVRRAGSEGAPSRGGDLYRRLTGSQASASPRPRARGRPPAQALGPAANPPPSPPLGPPLG, from the exons ATGGCTTCCCCTCTGagggacgaggaggaggaggaggaggagatggtggtgtcggaggaggaagaagaggaggaagaagagggcgacgaggaggaggaggaggtggaagcGGCCGACGAGGACTACGAGGAGGACGACGACGAGGGAGCGCTCGGGCGCGGGCCGGGCCACGACCGGGGCCGCGACCGCCACAGCCCCCCCGGCTGCCACCTcttcccgccgccgccgccgccgccgccgctgcccccgccgccgccgccgcccccgccgccag ATAAGGATGACATccggctgctgccttcagctttgggTGTAAAGAAGAGAAAACGAGGACccaagaagcagaaggagaacaAACCAGGAAAACCCCGGAAACGCAAGAAGCTT GACAGTGAGGAGGAATTTGGCTCCGAGCGCGATGAGTACCGGGAGAAGTCAGAGAGCGGGGGCAGCGAATATGGAATGGGACCAGGTCGGAAACGGAGGCggaagcacagagaaaaaaaggaaaagaagaccaAGCGGCggaaaaagggggagggagatggaggacAAAAG GTAGAACAGAAGTCGTCCGCTACTCTGCTTCTGACCTGGGGCCTGGAGGACGTGGAGCATGTGTTCTCTGAGGAGGACTACCACACGCTCACCAACTACAAAGCCTTCAGCCAGTTCATGAG GCCCCTGATCGCGAAGAAGAATCCTAAGATCCCAATGTCTAAGATGATGACCATCCTCGGGGCCAAGTGGAGAGAGTTCAGTGCCAACAATCCCTTCAAGGGGTCGGCAGctgcggtggcggcggcggcggcggcagcagccgCAGCTGTGGCCGAGCAGGTGTCAGCTGCCGTGTCATCGGCCGCCCCCATAGCACCTTCCggaccccccaccctcccaccacctccTTCTGCCGATACCCAGCCCCCACCCATCCGAAGAGCCAAAACCAAAGAGGGCAAAG GTCCAGGCCATAAAAGGCGGAGTAAGAGTCCCCGAGTGCCTGACGGACGCAAGAAGCTTCGGGGAAAGAAGATGGCGCCCCTGAAAATCAAGCTTGGGCTGCTGGGTggcaagaggaagaagggaggctcG TATGTCTTGCAGAGTGATGAGGGCCCCGAGCCGGAGGCCGAGGAGTCAGACCTGGACAGCGGCAGCGTCCACAGCGCCTCGGGCCGGCCGGACGGGCCTGTCCGCACCAAGAAGCTCAAGAGAGGCCGGCCAGGGAGGAAGAAGCGGAAGG TCCTGGGCTGTCCCGCAGTGGCCGGGGAGGACGAGGTTGACGGCTACGAGACGGATCACCAGGATTACTGCGAGGTGTGCCAACAGGGTGGGGAAATTATTCTGTGCGACACCTGCCCTCGTGCCTACCACCTCGTCTGCCTTGATCCGGAGCTGGACCGGGCTCCCGAGGGCAAATGGAGCTGCCCCCACTGC GAGAAGGAGGGTGTGCAGTGGGAggccaaggaggaggaggaggagtacgaggaggagggagaggaagaaggggagaaggaggaggaggacgaccACATGGAGTACTGCCGCGTGTGTAAGGACGGGGGCGAGCTCCTGTGCTGCGATGCGTGTATCTCCTCCTACCACATTCACTGTCTGAACCCGCCCCTGCCTGACATCCCCAACGGGGAATGGCTGTGTCCCCGATGCACG TGCCCTGTGCTGAAAGGCCGTGTGCAGAAGATCCTGCACTGGCGGTGGGGGGAGCCGCCCGTGTCGGTGCCGGCACCCCAGCAGGCCGACGGGAACCCCGATGCCCCGCCACCCCGTCCTCTTCAAGGCCGATCGGAGCGAGAGTTCTTTGTCAAGTGGGTAGGACTGTCCTACTGGCACTGCTCCTGGGCCAAGGAGCTTCAG CTGGAGATCTTCCACTTGGTGATGTACCGGAACTACCAGAGGAAAAATGACATGGATGAGCCCCCGCCCCTGGACTATGGCTCCGGTGAGGACGACGGCAAGAGTGACAAACGCAAGGTCAAGGACCCGCACTACGCGGAGATGGAGGAGAAGTACTATCGCTTTGGCATCAAGCCAGAATGGATGACCGTCCACCGCATCATCAACCACAG TGTGGATAAAAAGGGGAATTACCACTATCTCGTGAAATGGCGGGACTTGCCCTATGACCAGTCCACGTGGGAGGAGGATGAAATGAACATCCCCGAGTACGAAGACCACAAACAGAGCTACTGGAGACACCG AGAACTGATCATGGGGGAGGACCCCGCCCAGCCCCGCAAgtataagaagaagaagaaggagctgCAGGGCGACGGGCCACCCAGTTCTCCTACTAACGAT CCTACGGTGAAATACGAGAGCCAGCCGCGGTTCATCACAGCCACGGGCGGCACACTGCACATGTACCAGCTGGAGGGCTTGAACTGGCTGCGCTTCTCCTGGGCCCAGGGGACCGACACCATCCTGGCTGACGAGATGGGGCTGGGCAAGACCATCCAGACTATCGTCTTCCTCTACTCGCTCTATAAGGAG GGCCACACAAAGGGTCCCTTCCTGGTGAGCGCCCCCCTCTCGACCATCATTAACTGGGAGCGGGAGTTCCAGATGTGGGCACCCAAGTTCTACGTGGTGACGTACACGGGTGACAAGGACAGCCGGGCCATCATCCGTGAGAACGAGTTTTCCTTCGAAGACAACGCCATCAAAGGTGGCAAGAAAGCTTTTAAGATGAAG AGGGAGGCCCAGGTCAAGTTCCACGTTCTGCTGACCTCGTACGAACTGATCACCATCGACCAGGCCGCCCTCGGCTCCATCCGCTGGGCCTGCCTCGTCGTAGACGAAGCCCATCGGCTCAAGAATAACCAGTCCAAG tttttcagGGTCCTCAATGGCTACAAGATAGATCATAAGTTGCTGCTGACCGGGACTCCGTTGCAGAATAACCTGGAGGAGCTCTTCCACCTGCTGAATTTCCTCACCCCAGAGAGGTTTAA CAACctggagggctttctggaggagTTTGCggacatctccaaagaagaccagATTAAGAAGCTGCACGATTTGCTGGGGCCGCACATGCTGCGGAGGCTCAAGGCTGATGTCTTCAAGAACATGCCAGCCAAGACAGAGCTCATCGTCCGGGTGGAGCTCAGCCCCATGCAGAA GAAATACTACAAGTACATCCTGACTCGGAACTTCGAGGCCTTGAACTCGCGAGGTGGCGGGAACCAGGTGTCGCTGCTCAACATCATGATGGATCTGAAGAAGTGTTGCAACCACCCCTACCTCTTCCCTGTGGCGGCCATG GAATCCCCCAAACTCCCCAGTGGAGCCTACGAGGGTGGGGCGCTTATTAAGGCGTCTGGCAAGCTCATGCTCTTACAGAAGATGTTACGGAAGCTGAAGGAGCAAGGACACAGAGTGCTCATCTTCTCACAG ATGACCAAGATGTTGGACCTGTTGGAGGACTTTTTAGACTACGAAGGCTACAAGTATGAGCGCATTGACGGCGGCATCACAGGCGCTCTGAGGCAGGAGGCCATCGATCGGTTCAACG CTCCCGGGGCCCAACAGTTCTGCTTCCTGCTGTCCACTCGTGCCGGGGGCCTGGGCATCAACCTGGCCACTGCAGACACGGTCATCATCTTCGATTCTGACTGGAACCCCCATAACGACATCCAG GCCTTCAGCCGCGCACACCGCATCGGCCAGGCCAACAAGGTGATGATTTACCGGTTTGTGACCCGCGCGTCCGTGGAAGAGAGGATCACCCAAGTGGCCAAGAGGAAGATGATGCTCACTCACCTGGTGGTGCGGCCCGGGCTGGGCTCCAAGGCCGGCTCCATGTCCAAGCAGGAGCTGGACGACATCCTCAAGTTCGGCACCGAGGAGTTGTTCAAGGACGAGAACGAGG GGGAGAACAAGGAGGAGGACAGCAGCGTGATTCACTACGACAACGAGGCCATCGCTCGGCTGTTGGACCGGAACCAGGATGCGACGGAGGACACGGATGTGCAGAACATGAACGAGTATCTCAGCTCCTTCAAGGTGGCCCAGTATGTGGTGCGGGAGGAAGACAAG ATTGAGGAGATCGAACGAGAGATCATCAAGCAGGAGGAGAACGTGGACCCCGACTACTGGGAGAAGCTGCTGCGGCACCACTacgagcagcagcaggaggaccTGGCCCGCAACCTGGGCAAGGGCAAGCGGGTCCGGAAGCAGGTCAACTACAACGATGCCGCCCAGGAGGACCAGG ATAACCAGTCCGAGTACTCAGTGGGATcggaggaggaggatgaagacTTCGACGAGCGTCCAGAAG GGCGTCGACAGTCAAAGAGGCAGCTCCGGAATGAGAAGGACAAGCCACTCCCTCCGCTGCTGGCGCGAGTTGGGGGCAACATTGAG GTGCTGGGATTCAACACCCGGCAGCGCAAGGCCTTCCTCAACGCTGTGATGCGCTGGGGGATGCCACCACAGGACGCCTTCACCACCCAGTGGCTGGTGCGGGACCTGAGGGGCAAGACAGAGAAGGAGTTCAA AGCCTATGTGTCTCTGTTCATGCGTCACCTCTGTGAGCCCGGGGCAGATGGCTCAGAGACCTTTGCTGATGGTGTCCCTCGGGAGGGCCTGAGTCGCCAGCAAGTGCTGACCCGGATTGGAGTCATGTCTCTCGTCAAGAAGAAG GTACAGGAATTTGAGCACATCAATGGGCGCTGGTCGATGCCCGAGCTGATGCCCGACCCCAGCGCCGACTCTAAGCGTTCCTCCAGAGCTTCCTCTCCTACCAAAACGTCTCCCACCACCCCTGAGGCCTCTGCTACCAACAGTCCTTGCACTTCGAAGCCTG CTACCCCAGCTCCTAGTGAGAAAGGAGATGGCGTGAGGACACCGCTTGAAAAGGATGAAGCAGAAAACCAGGAGGAGAAGCCTGAGAAGAACAGCAAAATCGGGGAGAAGATGGAGACAGAG GCTGATGTCCCTAGCCCAGCCCCATCACTTGGGGAGCGGCTGGAGTCCAGAAAGATCCCTCTAGAGGAGGAGGTGCCGGGAGTCCCTGGAGAAATGGAGCCCGAGCCTGGGTACCGGGGGGACAGAGAGAAGTCAG CCACAGAGTCGACGCcaggagagaggggggaggagaagCCGTTGGATGgccaggagcacagggagaggccgGAGGGGGAAACAGGGGATTTGGGCAAGAGAG CAGAAGACGTGAAAGGGGAGCGGGAGCTGCGGCCGGGGCCTCCCCGGGATGAGCCTCGGCCCAACAGCCGGCGCGAGGAGAAGGTGGAGAAGCCCCGGTTCATGTTCAACATCGCAGACGGAGGCTTCACAG AGCTTCACACGCTGTGGCAGAACGAGGAGCGGGCGGCTATTTGCTCCGGGAAACTCAATGAGATCTGGCACCGAAGACATGACTATTGGCTTCTGGCCGGGATTGTCCT CCACGGCTATGCACGGTGGCAGGACATCCAAAATGACGCTCAGTTTGCCATCATCAATGAGCCGTTTAAAACTGAAGCCAATAAGGGGAACTTTCTGGAGATGAAAAATAAGTTCCTGGCCCGGAGATTCAAG CTCCTGGAGCAGGCGCTGGTGATCGAGGAGCAGCTTCGGCGGGCGGCCTACCTGAACCTGTCCCAGGAGCCGGCGCACCCCGCCATGGCCCTCCACGCCCGCTTCGCCGAGGCCGAATGCCTGGCCGAGAGCCACCAGCACCTCTCCAAGGAGTCGCTGGCGGGGAACAAGCCGGCCAACGCCGTCCTGCACAAGGGTAAGGGCCGCGGCGGCCCCGCGCGGGGGAGGGCCCACAGCGCTGC TTCTGAACCAGCTGGAGGAGTTGCTGAGCGACATGAAGGCGGACGTGACCCGCCTGCCGGCCACGCTGTCCCGAATCCCCCCCATCGCAGCCCGCCTGCAGATGTCCGAGCGCAGCATCCTCAGCCGGCTGGCCAGCAAGGGCACGGAGCCTCACCCCACACCG GCCTTTCCCCCGGGGCCCTACGCTACGCCTCCGGGGTACGGGGCGGCCTTCAGCGCCGCCCCCGTCGGGGCCCTGGCCGCCGCCGGCGCCAACTACAGCCAGATGCCTGCAGGCTCCTTCATCACAG CCGCCACCAACGGCCCTCCAGTGCTggtgaagaaggagaaggaaatggtGGGGGCGCTGGTGTCAGACGGGCTGGATCGGAAGGAGCCCCGAGCCGGGGAGGTGATCTGTATAGACGACTGACAGGCTCCCAGGCCAGCGCATCACCCAGGCCCCGTGCCCGAGGCCGACCCCCAGCTCAGGCTCTGGGACCTGCTGCCAATCCTCCACCTTCCCCACCCCTTGGGCCACCTCTGGGCTAG